From Poecilia reticulata strain Guanapo unplaced genomic scaffold, Guppy_female_1.0+MT scaffold_326, whole genome shotgun sequence:
NNNNNNNNNNNNNNNNNNNNNNNNNNNNNNNNNNNNNNNNNNNNNNNNNNNNNNNNNNNNNNNNNNNNNNNNNNNNNNNNNNNNNNNNNNNNNNNNNNNNNNNNNNNNNNNNNNNNNNNNNNNNNNNNNNNNNNNNNNNNNNNNNNNNNNNNNNNNNNNNNNNNNNNNNNNNNNNNNNNNNNNNNNNNNNNNNNNNNNNNNNNNNNNNNNNNNNNNNNNNNNNNNNNNNNNNNNNNNNNNNNNNNNNNNNNNNNNNNNNNNNNNNNNNNNNNNNNNNNNNNNNNNNNNNNNNNNNNNNNNNNNNNNNNNNNNNNNNNNNNNNNNNNNNNNNNNNNNNNNNNNNNNNNNNNNNNNNNNNNNNNNNNNNNNNNNNNNNNNNNNNNNNNNNNNNNNNNATTGTCTTTGTCTCAATCACCAGCAAATAAACCTGCAGCCAAACTAACAGCCAGTGATACAATCataccagcagggggcagaatAACACTGACCTGCTCTGTTAGTGGATCTGATGGCTGGAAGTTTGATTTGTTAAGACGGCAGTCAGTGGATCATACAGCTCAGCCCATCAGAATCAATGAACCAGATGGAGTCTTCAACGTCTCAGATGAAGGTGTTtacagctgcagaggaggaagaggaggaagaggagaccCAGTTTTCTACACTGAAACCAGTGATAAAATCACCATTTGGAAAACTGGtgagtttagtttctgttcatcACTGAAACAAATTATCTTGaacttgtaaaaacatttatacatcAAGCTCAATTATGGAATATGACATTAAGTGTAATATTGGCTAATAATTTTAAACTGCATCTTGCTGCATGAGTGATGTTGACAGTTCACATCAAACTGTTATAAAATCTAATaagtttaaaagtatttaagtgTATGTGGTTTTCTTATTTCTGTTATCTTTTCGactaatgttaatttttttctatatttagaattcacttatttcatttatgtcctcaaattattcagttttaatatttttttttcttaaatcagtTTGACCTCTAAACACAGAGAATCACAGCCTTCTGACAAACGAgcaaatgttttagttctgACTTTATTGTTGTTACATTTCTAACCAGAGATTTTTCTATGTCAACAGTTTCCATCAAACCCACTGTGACCCGTAAACCCAACTGGACTCAGATATTCAGAGGAGAGACGGTCACTCTGAGATGTGagatcagaggaggaggaactgAGTGGACGTATGAATGGAGACCAAACTACAGAAACTCTCCAACATCCAGTGAATACAAGATTATTGCAGCTGATRGAGACAAattcagctgcagaggaaaaggaaactATCAGTTCACAGAGTGGAGTGATGATCTGTCATTAAYTGTTTGTAAGTAGATCATCTGTTATAAAACTTAAgtgattatttacatttttcatcaagtCTCTTCTTCAGTCATATTTTCTGATACACATTAAACTTTTCTATGttgttgaaacattttagtttagatttctaaacacatgaaataaaaatcagctttaattAGTGATTTTAGTTATTTCTTGTAATTATAATTCTAGATTTAATGTCAATAATATTTAAGAGAttatggttaaaaataaaacaactaaagctgatagaaaaacaaaaactcttaaaTTACTTCAAAAGTCTGAAGGATCATTGAAATCaatcagttttaaaagtgacaaaaagtttaGATTCTTGCATTAGAGAGTTTAGAACTGATGGACCAAGACTTTTGCACAATCCTGTCTACATTCCTGGAAAGTGCTGATGAACAGCAGATCCTGCAGTGTGTAAAGTTTGTGTGTACGGAAAAAGATTAGGtttctttattatattttagtaaatatgTGAATACATAGACCAGATGTGATTAACAACTTTGACAGTGTAATGAGAAAATAgttatattgatattttatataacattaaaagaaacatgtccCATCAGTCCTGCTTAAAGTTTATTTTCGTTTGATTTTAGTGGTTAAATTAAACTATCAAAACTTAAAGTGTGATTTatgggaataaaatgttttctttaatggaataaatttgatttctttgaatttggacaaaaaaggattttataaACCTGGATATTAATTGAACATATCTGTCTTATAAAGTGAACAGTGatattatttgttgttaattggtgctgtataaataaacaaaactgaatgtAATAAAACTAGTACAACTTTGATAATTTTGTTATCATTGTCTTTGTCTCAATCACCAGCAAATAAACCTGCAGCCAAACTAACAGCCAGTGATACAATCataccagcagggggcagaatAACACTGACCTGCTCTGTTAGTGGATCTGATGGCTGGAAGTTTGATTTGTTAAGACGGGAGACAGTGGATCGTACAGCTCAGCCCATCAGAAACAGGGAACCAGATGGAGTCTTCATCATCTCAGTTGAAGGTGTTTAtagctgcagaggaggaagaggagatccAGTTTTCTACACTGAAACCAGTGATAAAATCACCATTCATGAAACTGGTGAGTTTAGTTTGTGTTCATCAATGAACAAATGAGCTCTGAATCTTGAATTTCTGTTCAGTGCTGCAGTTTATGATGACAACCAGCAGAGCAAAACTAACTAGAGTAgaataaaatgtagtttatttatACCTAAATTAATCTATAAATGGATTTAAGATGAGAGGCTCATCCTTTAGTCATTTGGTGGTAAAGTTTCTTTATTGAATCAcatcattttgatttaaacttatttcagagctatttttaaattaaaatatgtttgtcttgtaggaaaaactaaactaaaactttgcctgattttgttaagAATTCCTTAATCACATTAGTTTTGTTTGACCAAGgtttaaagtgtgtgtgagctCTTTTTAATGACATgatgtatttgaaaaaaacatttccactgatTCTTTGAGTGTTAACCAAGCCGtgatttcatgtttaaaactcaaacataaattgtgagagatttttttatctttcagtaattttaaattgttttgtgaatGTCTGAAATTTCAGTTTAGCTTTTTAGAAAAGTTTCTGAACTGATGAATTGTCATGTTGGGGTCTAACTTTTTAACCCACATGCAGATCAACTCCAGAGAGTGGGAATGATTTAAgagatttattacaaaaaataagaaaagaaacacaggtAAACACAGGTAAACACAGTCCGGTGCGTTTGGGTTGGAACTCAGGTCAGCTTTGAGAGAAACAGATGGTAAGTTTGAGGTCGTCGGAAATTTGGATATGGTGCTGGTGGCGAGGTTACCTCCAATCGGGAGGGAAAAGGACTGGGGGGAATCCTGTGGAATCCTGAGTTTGTTTGAGGTGTTGAGGATGGAGGGCTGCGGCGGCGTTGGAGGACGGACAGGTAAGTCTGGGAGCTTAAACTGCTTGGAGTTCTGCTTGGAGGGGGACTGCCGATCTGTAGGTCCAGAAGGGCCTTTGGCAGAATCTGCTTACGTCTGTACGTACGTACAGTACGTCTGTACGTACTGTACGTACAGACGTACAGTACGTACGTCGCAGAATCTGCGACGCAGGACAACCAGCTGCAAAAAGTCAGAGACACAAGAGGATCAGAATCCTGGAAGGGATCAGTAAGTATTGACCTGAGGTAAGCATGTACCATAACTGGCTAACAATCTGGCAGAGAAGTGGGCAGCCTCCTCCAGTTATACAGCTCCTGATGGCAGAATGGTTTCAGGTGCGAAGGTCCGCAGACGCCCTCAGGTGGAAAAACAGGCtccagcgccctctggtggatgaAACAAACAACTCCAGATCCCAACATGAGGCAGCAATCTGACTGAGTTAGAGCAGATTTCCCTGGGAGTCATGGGAAGTCTGACTTTGAACAGTCCGAACATGAAAGACTGGATGATGAACTGAATCAGAGGAGACTTCCTGTTTGTACTTATTTTTCCAGGTTCCTTTTCTGGTATTTACATTTGTTACATAAGAAAAAACTCCAAGAAATGTCAGTCACTCTGACTGTATAGTTGTTACATGTTGACCGCATGtggtcataaataaaaatgtcaaaatataaaaagaactATGTGGTCCTGATAGACGTCTATAAAATACcctggatttaaaaagaaaatatttaggtcaccaacaacaaaacaaatataaggTGTTAATATTACAACATTagatgttttcttccaggaacatgagataaaacatgaatttgaaatgatttttgtttagaGCTGTTTAGTTCTACTCTCGCCAATCTGACTAAACGTCATGATTCTCTAATTGTTTTACAGATGATTCTTCTGCTCCTCTCCTGCTGAGTCCTGTTCATCCTGTGACTGAAGGAGATCCTGttactctgagctgcagggataaagaacaaaatcttctctctaatgtgtttttctatcaCAATGATGAACTCCTTGACTCTGGCAGCAGAGGGGAGCTGAAGATCTCTGCAGTGTCAAAGTCAGATGAAGGTTTCTACAAATGTCAACATTCAGGAAAAGATTCACCAAGGAGCTGGATGTCTGTTAGAGGtaaggaggaggaaaatgtttgatttaaaaaaWATTCACTTTAATTAGGAATCAGGTGAACACTGACAATGTTTATATGATGGTCAAATTTAAGTCACATTTATCTGTTGTTAGTGAATAATAtcatcaaatctaaaaaaaaatKKATTTCCAGTAACTGTATCCAGTCCTGTCAGCTCTTCACTTTCCATCATGTTAACTGTTGGAATCGTTCTCATTACTGTCATTATTCTCCTGGTCTTGTTGTGGCGCTGCAGACGGTCCAAAGGTGAGACTTTTTTCTGACAATAAAGGATCAGATTTaatcaaaactttatttgctcaaatgttttaattttattgtgatgtttCAAGATGGactgaaagtagaaaaaaattgttaaatRTCTTTTATTCCTGCAGATTTAAGCAATATCAGGTCAGTGAAAAACATCTGTTCCCTCTTTAAACatgcatcaaaaataatgactttcATGRAAACATTAAAGTMTTTTTTTATTKTCAGATTGAATCAACCAGAGAGCATCAATCCAGCCTCAGCCACRGATCATGRAGTGACCCAGAATGACGGTTCTGTTTACAGCTCTCTGCTTCATGGTTCGTCTCACATTAAACATCTTTATGATTAACTGGAAGGTTTAAYTRCttcattttctgattaatcagtttcagaaacaaacataattaaacAYAGAGTGAAYCACATTTCTACATTAACATAGAAAGAAATATTCTGACATTATTGCTCCATAATTATTACTCTTCAACcgtataacataaaaatataacatttttatgaaatgaagaaaattcaCACTGGAAACAAATATCAATACATTGTCATRAAACATATTAAACTAATcaaacacaactaaaaacaaaccatgAGAACATCTACTTTGTGTGAAAATCATTTGATCTATTTCCAGTCATTTGAACTTTAaccttgttttattgtttttaggtGATGATACCCTCTATGAGACAATCCAACTCAGCAGAACCTCAGGAAACggtaaagtaaatgttttatagcAGAAAAAGAATCAACATCTGACTGATTAGAGAGACTAAATGATGGAAaatcatgaaatatttcaaatgaagATAAATMCAAACATGTTAAATACTCAAAGAACTTCAACTCTTCAGAGTTACTCCAATAAATGGAACATTAAATAACTTGAAAATTGTTTCGCAacattaattttctgttttttgtgattCCCAATTTATTCATCTGACAGATTCAGCAGAGATGATTCATCATCCAGCGGAAGATTTTGACTATGCTAATGTTGACCATGGTAATTATAATTTAACATCTACATAATAACTGTAGACGTAACACCGACAAAAATTACTAACCAAATCAAAGGGCAGTTCAATAAAAAAGGTAGATTGATTCTACATTcctattttgcttttttatccagtgtttatttttagatgaatCAAAACAGATCATCTATTAATATCTTTAGATTGTATCAATCTTTGTATTCCTGATATGCTTTATAACAGAAGGTTTAAAGTAAATCACTGaaatagttaaaaatataattttatcttATAACATGTTCAAGTCTCAAAGACtaacaaatgtttaatgttgaGAAATGTCTCACCAAATTATCTCTCcattgacaggaaagaggagcaacagctgcagcagaggtgAATGATTCTCCTGNNNNNNNNNNNNNNNNNNNNNNNNNNNNNNNNNNNNNNNNNNNNNNNNNNNNNNNNNNNNNNNNNNNNNNNNNNNNNNNNNNNNNNNNNNNNNNNNNNNNNNNNNNNNNNNNNNNNNNNNNNNNNNNNNNNNNNNNNNNNNNNNNNNNNNNNNNNNNNNNNNNNNNNNNNNNNNNNNNNNNNNNNNNNNNNNNNNNNNNNNNNNNNNNNNNNNNNNNNNNNNNNNNNNNNNNNNNNNNNNNNNNNNNNNNNNNNNNNNNNNNNNNNNNNNNNNNNNNNNNNNNNNNNNNNNNNNNNNNNNNNNNNNNNNNNNNNNNNNNNNNNNNNNNNNNNNNNNNNNNNNNNNNNNNNNNNNNNNNNNNNNNNNNNNNNNNNNNNNNNNNNNNNNNNNNNNNNNNNNNNNNNNNNNNNNNNNNNNNNNNNNNNNNNNNNNNNNNNNNNNNNNNNNNNNNNNNNNNNNNNNNNNNNNNNNNNNNNNNNNNNNNNNNNNNNNNNNNNNNNNNNNNNNNNNNNNNNNNNNNNNNNNNNNNNNNNNNNNNNNNNNNNNNNNNNNNNNNNNNNNNNNNNNNNNNNNNNNNNNNNNNNNNNNNNNNNNNNNNNNNNNNNNNNNNNNNNNNNNNNNNNNNNNNNNNNNNNNNNNNNNNNNNNNNNNNNNNNNNNNNNNNNNNNNNNNNNNNNNNNNNNNNNNNNNNNNNNNNNNNNNNNNNNNNNNNNNNNNNNNNNNNNNNNNNNNNNNNNNNNNNNNNNNNNNNNNNNNNNNNNNNNNNNNNNNNNNNNNNNNNNNNNNNNNNNNNNNNNNNNNNNNNNNNNNNNNNNNNNNNNNNNNNNNNNNNNNNNNNNNNNNNNNNNNNNNNNNNNNNNNNNNNNNNNNNNNNNNNNNNNNNNNNNNNNNNNNNNNNNNNNNNNNNNNNNNNNNNNNNNNNNNNNNNNNNNNNNNNNNNNNNNNNNNNNNNNNNNNNNNNNNNNNNNNNNNNNNNNNNNNNNNNNNNNNNNNNNNNNNNNNNNNNNNNNNNNNNNNNNNNNNNNNNNNNNNNNNNNNNNNNNNNNNNNNNNNNNNNNNNNNNNNNNNNNNNNNNNNNNNNNNNNNNNNNNNNNNNNNNNNNNNNNNNNNNNNNNNNNNNNNNNNNNNNNNNNNNNNNNNNNNNNNNNNNNNNNNNNNNNNNNNNNNNNNNNNNNNNNNNNNNNNNNNNNNNNNNNNNNNNNNNNNNNNNNNNNNNNNNNNNNNNNNNNNNNNNNNNNNNNNNNNNNNNNNNNNNNNNNNNNNNNNNNNNNNNNNNNNNNNNNNNNNNNNNNNNNNNNNNNNNNNNNNNNNNNNNNNNNNNNNNNNNNNNNNNNNNNNNNNNNNNNNNNNNNNNNNNNNNNNNNNNNNNNNNNNNNNNNNNNNNNNNNNNNNNNNNNNNNNNNNNNNNNNNNNNNNNNNNNNNNNNNNNNNNNNNNNNNNNNNNNNNNNNNNNNNNNNNNNNNNNNNNNNNNNNNNNNNNNNNNNNNNNNNNNNNNNNNNNNNNNNNNNNNNNNNNNNNNNNNNNNNNNNNNNNNNNNNNNNNNNNNNNNNNNNNNNNNNNNNNNNNNNNNNNNNNNNNNNNNNNNNNNNNNNNNNNNNNNNNNNNNNNNNNNNNNNNNNNNNNNNNNNNNNNNNNNNNNNNNNNNNNNNNNNNNNNNNNNNNNNNNNNNNNNNNNNNNNNNNNNNNNNNNNNNNNNNNNNNNNNNNNNNNNNNNNNNNNNNNNNNNNNNNNNNNNNNNNNNNNNNNNNNNNNNNNNNNNNNNNNNNNNNNNNNNNNNNNNNNNNNNNNNNNNNNNNNNNNNNNNNNNNNNNNNNNNNNNNNNNNNNNNNNNNNNNNNNNNNNNNNNNNNNNNNNNNNNNNNNNNNNNNNNNNNNNNNNNNNNNNNNNNNNNNNNNNNNNNNNNNNNNNNNNNNNNNNNNNNNNNNNNNNNNNNNNNNNNNNNNNNNNNNNNNNNNNNNNNNNNNNNNNNNNNNNNNNNNNNNNNNNNNNNNNNNNNNNNNNNNNNNNNNNNNNNNNNNNNNNNNNNNNNNNNNNNNNNNNNNNNNNNNNNNNNNNNNNNNNNNNNNNNNNNNNNNNNNNNNNNNNNNNNNNNNNNNNNNNNNNNNNNNNNNNNNNNNNNNNNNNNNNNNNNNNNNNNNNNNNNNNNNNNNNNNNNNNNNNNNNNNNNNNNNNNNNNNNNNNNNNNNNNNNNNNNNNNNNNNNNNNNNNNNNNNNNNNNNNNNNNNNNNNNNNNNNNNNNNNNNNNNNNNNNNNNNNNNNNNNNNNNNNNNNNNNNNNNNNNNNNNNNNNNNNNNNNNNNNNNNNNNNNNNNNNNNNNNNNNNNNNNNNNNNNNNNNNNNNNNNNNNNNNNNNNNNNNNNNNNNNNNNNNNNNNNNNNNNNNNNNNNNNNNNNNNNNNNNNNNNNNNNNNNNNNNNNNNNNNNNNNNNNNNNNNNNNNNNNNNNNNNNNNNNNNNNNNNNNNNNNNNNNNNNNNNNNNNNNNNNNNNNNNNNNNNNNNNNNNNNNNNNNNNNNNNNNNNNNNNNNNNNNNNNNNNNNNNNNNNNNNNNNNNNNNNNNNNNNNNNNNNNNNNNNNNNNNNNNNNNNNNNNNNNNNNNNNNNNNNNNNNNNNNNNNNNNNNNNNNNNNNNNNNNNNNNNNNNNNNNNNNNNNNNNNNNNNNNNNNNNNNNNNNNNNNNNNNNNNNNNNNNNNNNNNNNNNNNNNNNNNNNNNNNNNNNNNNNNNNNNNNNNNNNNNNNNNNNNNNNNNNNNNNNNNNNNNNNNNNNNNNNNNNNNNNNNNNNNNNNNNNNNNNNNNNNNNNNNNNNNNNNNNNNNNNNNNNNNNNNNNNNNNNNNNNNNNNNNNNNNNNNNNNNNNNNNNNNNNNNNNNNNNNNNNNNNNNNNNNNNNNNNNNNNNNNNNNNNNNNNNNNNNNNNNNNNNNNNNNNNNNNNNNNNNNNNNNNNNNNNNNNNNNNNNNNNNNNNNNNNNNNNNNNNNNNNNNNNNNNNNNNNNNNNNNNNNNNNNNNNNNNNNNNNNNNNNNNNNNNNNNNNNNNNNNNNNNNNNNNNNNNNNNNNNNNNNNNNNNNNNNNNNNNNNNNNNNNNNNNNNNNNNNNNNNNNNNNNNNNNNNNNNNNNNNNNNNNNNNNNNNNNNNNNNNNNNNNNNNNNNNNNNNNNNNNNNNNNNNNNNNNNNNNNNNNNNNNNNNNNNNNNNNNNNNNNNNNNNNNNNNNNNNNNNNNNNNNNNNNNNNNNNNNNNNNNNNNNNNNNNNNNNNNNNNNNNNNNNNNNNNNNNNNNNNNNNNNNNNNNNNNNNNNNNNNNNNNNNNNNNNNNNNNNNNNNNNNNNNNNNNNNNNNNNNNNNNNNNNNNNNNNNNNNNNNNNNNNNNNNNNNNNNNNNNNNNNNNNNNNNNNNNNNNNNNNNNNNNNNNNNNNNNNNNNNNNNNNNNNNNNNNNNNNNNNNNNNNNNNNNNNNNNNNNNNNNNNNNNNNNNNNNNNNNNNNNNNNNNNNNNNNNNNNNNNNNNNNNNNNNNNNNNNNNNNNNNNNNNNNNNNNNNNNNNNNNNNNNNNNNNNNNNNNNNNNNNNNNNNNNNNNNNNNNNNNNNNNNNNNNNNNNNNNNNNNNNNNNNNNNNNNNNNNNNNNNNNNNNNNNNNNNNNNNNNNNNNNNNNNNNNNNNNNNNNNNNNNNNNNNNNNNNNNNNNNNNNNNNNNNNNNNNNNNNNNNNNNNNNNNNNNNNNNNNNNNNNNNNNNNNNNNNNNNNNNNNNNNNNNNNNNNNNNNNNNNNNNNNNNNNNNNNNNNNNNNNNNNNNNNNNNNNNNNNNNNNNNNNNNNNNNNNNNNNNNNNNNNNNNNNNNNNNNNNNNNNNNNNNNNNNNNNNNNNNNNNNNNNNNNNNNNNNNNNNNNNNNNNNNNNNNNNNNNNNNNNNNNNNNNNNNNNNNNNNNNNNNNNNNNNNNNNNNNNNNNNNNNNNNNNNNNNNNNNNNNNNNNNNNNNNNNNNNNNNNNNNNNNNNNNNNNNNNNNNNNNNNNNNNNNNNNNNNNNNNNNNNNNNNNNNNNNNNNNNNNNNNNNNNNNNNNNNNNNNNNNNNNNNNNNNNNNNNNNNNNNNNNNNNNNNNNNNNNNNNNNNNNNNNNNNNNNNNNNNNNNNNNNNNNNNNNNNNNNNNNNNNNNNNNNNNNNNNNNNNNNNNNNNNNNNNNNNNNNNNNNNNNNNNNNNNNNNNNNNNNNNNNNNNNNNNNNNNNNNNNNNNNNNNNNNNNNNNNNNNNNNNNNNNNNNNNNNNNNNNNNNNNNNNNNNNNNNNNNNNNNNNNNNNNNNNNNNNNNNNNNNNNNNNNNNNNNNNNNNNNNNNNNNNNNNNNNNNNNNNNNNNNNNNNNNNNNNNNNNNNNNNNNNNNNNNNNNNNNNNNNNNNNNNNNNNNNNNNNNNNNNNNNNNNNNNNNNNNNNNNNNNNNNNNNNNNNNNNNNNNNNNNNNNNNNNNNNNNNNNNNNNNNNNNNNNNNNNNNNNNNNNNNNNNNNNNNNNNNNNNNNNNNNNNNNNNNNNNNNNNNNNNNNNNNNNNNNNNNNNNNNNNNNNNNNNNNNNNNNNNNNNNNNNNNNNNNNNNNNNNNNNNNNNNNNNNNNNNNNNNNNNNNNNNNNNNNNNNNNNNNNNNNNNNNNNNNNNNNNNNNNNNNNNNNNNNNNNNNNNNNNNNNNNNNNNNNNNNNNNNNNNNNNNNNNNNNNNNNNNNNNNNNNNNNNNNNNNNNNNNNNNNNNNNNNNNNNNNNNNNNNNNNNNNNNNNNNNNNNNNNNNNNNNNNNNNNNNNNNNNNNNNNNNNNNNNNNNNNNNNNNNNNNNNNNNNNNN
This genomic window contains:
- the LOC103460891 gene encoding uncharacterized protein LOC103460891; its protein translation is VTLKPNWSPIYNGETVTLSCEIQGGGGTEWTYEWRPTRLDYSPTSSEYRISKAHSDSIEPTVTLKHKWSEIFRGETVTLRCEIRGGGTEWTYYWIINDRHYQISTNKPAAKLTASDTIIPAGGRITLTCSVSGSDGWKFDLLRRQSVDHTAQPIRINEPDGVFNVSDEGVYSCRGGRGGRGDPVFYTETSDKITIWKTVSIKPTVTRKPNWTQIFRGETVTLRCEIRGGGTEWTYEWRPNYRNSPTSSEYKIIAADXDKFSCRGKGNYQFTEWSDDLSLXVSNKPAAKLTASDTIIPAGGRITLTCSVSGSDGWKFDLLRRETVDRTAQPIRNREPDGVFIISVEGVYSCRGGRGDPVFYTETSDKITIHETVTVSSPVSSSLSIMLTVGIVLITVIILLVLLWRCRRSKDLSNIRLNQPESINPASATDHXVTQNDGSVYSSLLHGDDTLYETIQLSRTSGNDSAEMIHHPAEDFDYANVDHGKRSNSCSRGE